Sequence from the Megalops cyprinoides isolate fMegCyp1 chromosome 4, fMegCyp1.pri, whole genome shotgun sequence genome:
ACCATGAGTGCCAGCACCGAGAAGGCCACCACCTCCCCCGGCTCGCAGTCCCCCAGGATCCTGCCCAGGTGCGGCTCCCAGCACGCCTTCAGCTGCCCCGGGGCCCGCCGCTCTTTGCTCTTTTTCTGTGCCTCCACCAGCTGGAGCTTGTCGGAGAAGGACTCGTACTCCTTCAGCTCCCCGCTCTCCTGGGCCATGGTCTGGGCGTCCAAGGCCGTCGGGGAGGGCGCCGGGTTGGGGttggaggaggatgagggggCCTGCTTGGAGCTGGACTTCTCGGGCTGGAAGCGCAGCACGATTATGCTGGCCGCCACAAAAGTGTAGGCCAGAAGGGTGCCGATGGAGAGGAACTGGACCAGAGCCTCCAGGTCGAAGATGAGAGCCAGGAGGGCCATGAGGCTGCCGAACACCATGATAGCGATGACGGGGACCTTGGTGACGGGGTTGACCCTGGAGAAGACTGAGAAGAAGAGGCCGTCCTCCGCCATGGCGTACACTATCCGGGGGAGCGAGAAGAGGTTGCTGAGGAGCACTGTGTTCATCGCTGCCAGCAAGGGATGGAGAACCGAGCTGTTAATGCTGCCAGTCACAGTGACAGGAAACTATAATAAAATGGATTCTGAGAGCCTGAAAGCTGAAGATCTCTGACTGACATGTCCGTACAGAGGGGGCCTCTTCAGGCGACACATGTGTTGCATTTACATGTAAAGATGCTGAATGGTATGACAAAGGTATGTCATGGCAATGGCTGCCAtacagatattacattacattacattatgttcatttagcagacgctcttatccagagcgacttccagcacaacagaacataagtgcatccattcaaggTGGATGAGCAAaggtgtcagaccaggctgacaacactcccagaccagtaagtgtgggcataatactattcaagccctaccacaagttaacctgtgcaatctgactaggcaacagaagctgAGCaaactaccatacatcagtcactagaacacagaatccaaaatacattgtaatactacattaaataaattaaacagcaagtactagaagtagcaggtgttagggacATGGATTGAGGTAGAACCGAGATATACTAGGGAGTTTATACCTAACTATATTCAGCACACCTCTGCCCTTTCTCAAATGACATGTGTAAATTACTACAGACCGTTAGTTGAGAGGCAAAGAGACACAGACTCACCGCAGATGGAGCCAATGGCCACAATGAAGCCAGCCCAGCTGTAGCCGCGACGAAAGAAGGCATCGGAGAGGGCGGAATTGGGGTCGAGGGTGTGCCAGGGCACCATGAGGGTCAGCACGGTGGACACTAAGATGTAGGCTGTGGCTGCCAGTGCCAAGGAAATGGCGGTGGCAATAGGAATGGCCTTCTGGGGGTTCTTGGTCTCCTCGCTGGAGGCAGCGATCACGTCAAAGCCCACGAACGCGTAGAAGCAGGTGGCTGTGCCCGCCATTACCCCAGACGCCCCGAAGGGGGCGAACCCTCCTTCCTTCTTGCTCCAGTTGGCGGGGTCGGCCAGCATGAAGCCGAAAATGAGGATGAAGACGATGACCACCATGCTGATGGCGGAGAAGATGTGGTTGAGCCAGGAGGACACGCGCACCCCgaaggagatgaagagggtggCCACCAGCAGGAGGCCCGCGGCCAGCAGGTCGGGGTAGTGGGCGATGAACGGGACGTCCCAGCGCATGATGTGCGTCTCGGTGAAGTTTTGGATGGTGTGGTTGAAGATGGAGTCCAGGTAGCCACTCCAGGCCCGGGCCACGGCGGCGCCCCCGATCATGTACTCCAGGATCACgttccagccaatcaggaagGCCCAGATCTCACCCACGGACACGTAGGTGAACATGTACGCCGATCCTGTCTTGGGCACGCGGGCCCCGAACTCCGCGTAGCAGAGCGCGGCCATGAGCGAGGCGATCCCCGCAATGAGGAAGGAGAGCACCACGGCGGGGCCGGCCGTGTCCTTGGCCACGGTGCCCGTCAGGACGTAGAGCCCCGAGCCCACCATGCCCCCGACGCCGAGCAGAGCCAGGTCCACCGTGGAGAGGCACCGCTTCAGCGACGTGGCCATCACGTCATCGTCCAGGGTCTTCAGGCGGTTCAGCTTCTGGCAGAAGCGCACTCCCGGGGCACAGCCCCGTGCGCAGTTCTCCATGGTTAAGCTGACCAATCGGGAGGGCTCCCAGAGCCGCCGCTGCAGCCGCCCAATTAGGAAGGACTTGAGAACAGGAAAGGTGGGGTCAGGGCGCTCACAGTTGACCCATCCTCCAAATTACCTGGGACAAGGTAAACAGAGACAAGCATGATgccacatactgcacacacaacaTGTTGTGCATCCGAGTGACAGTAAAGAATGATCAGAGACATTACAGTACTCACAGTTGACAGGTTCTGCATTTTGgacacacaaatgcagtatAGAAGCATAGTCTACAGACAACAAATTGATGAACACCTCAATTCAGAGCCACTATGAAGACCATCCTGACAACTTTCTCTTTTGTGAACAGGTCATAGTCTTTATGTATTCCCTGCACAGAAACTCTTTCACAAATGTAAAAACCAATTAAGAGCCTCTGATACATTTAGGCTGGGAATGTCATAGACTGAGGATTTctatgacattttcttttaGCTGCCTTCCCTGACTCCAGTGACACCGTGGGCCAGGTAGTCAAATTACCAGCCCTGCAAATTAAAAGCTCTCACCTCGGTGGTGTGA
This genomic interval carries:
- the slc7a4 gene encoding cationic amino acid transporter 4, which produces MENCARGCAPGVRFCQKLNRLKTLDDDVMATSLKRCLSTVDLALLGVGGMVGSGLYVLTGTVAKDTAGPAVVLSFLIAGIASLMAALCYAEFGARVPKTGSAYMFTYVSVGEIWAFLIGWNVILEYMIGGAAVARAWSGYLDSIFNHTIQNFTETHIMRWDVPFIAHYPDLLAAGLLLVATLFISFGVRVSSWLNHIFSAISMVVIVFILIFGFMLADPANWSKKEGGFAPFGASGVMAGTATCFYAFVGFDVIAASSEETKNPQKAIPIATAISLALAATAYILVSTVLTLMVPWHTLDPNSALSDAFFRRGYSWAGFIVAIGSICAMNTVLLSNLFSLPRIVYAMAEDGLFFSVFSRVNPVTKVPVIAIMVFGSLMALLALIFDLEALVQFLSIGTLLAYTFVAASIIVLRFQPEKSSSKQAPSSSSNPNPAPSPTALDAQTMAQESGELKEYESFSDKLQLVEAQKKSKERRAPGQLKACWEPHLGRILGDCEPGEVVAFSVLALMVSAASLCAVLVFGSNQLQLPVWSLSLLVVVFGLAFLLSLALIWVHEQQHNIKTFQVPLVPFIPGASILLNVFLMLKLSPLTWVRFAIWLAAGLLVYFGYGIWHSKEGLREPQPRDMAARYVVLPSGSLVETVQAVQPEAQSEATSPHTPAPTPEDQQGKR